The following are encoded in a window of Streptomyces sp. Go-475 genomic DNA:
- a CDS encoding LysR family transcriptional regulator has protein sequence MSLRQMEYFLTVLQEESFTRAAEVLHVSQPALSHQIKALERSVGGALLERMPRGVRLTPMGRAFRPHAELAVRSAVQARRAARAAAGAEGGELHVAAVHSVAVGVLPDVFARWRAAHPRVLLHLHEYATSQALEEQVERGTADLAVGPAPADWPGTVVPVGEEDIVLVVPFDDRFAGRTTVTLPELADRPWVRCAMEPVVHGERFLDWACGRAGFTPRTTVFTEHTSTAVRMAAAGVGVCAAPAPLVRDAVGEGGVVLTPDPAWRRTLTVFSRVPPTGAAEAFVDLLRSAWPRLPVPLREYEDCPQDGPAVA, from the coding sequence TTGAGCCTGCGGCAGATGGAGTACTTCCTGACGGTCCTTCAGGAGGAGTCCTTCACCCGCGCGGCGGAGGTCCTGCACGTCTCGCAGCCCGCGCTGTCCCACCAGATCAAGGCCCTGGAGCGGTCGGTCGGCGGCGCGCTCCTGGAGCGCATGCCGCGCGGCGTGCGCCTGACCCCGATGGGACGCGCCTTCCGGCCGCACGCCGAGCTGGCCGTGCGCAGCGCCGTCCAGGCCCGCCGCGCGGCCCGGGCCGCCGCCGGCGCGGAGGGCGGCGAACTCCATGTCGCCGCCGTGCACTCCGTGGCCGTCGGCGTCCTCCCGGATGTCTTCGCGCGCTGGCGCGCCGCCCACCCGCGCGTGCTGCTGCACCTCCACGAGTACGCCACCTCGCAGGCGCTGGAGGAGCAGGTCGAGCGCGGCACCGCCGACCTCGCCGTCGGCCCGGCGCCCGCGGACTGGCCGGGCACCGTCGTACCGGTCGGCGAGGAGGACATCGTCCTCGTGGTGCCCTTCGACGACCGCTTCGCGGGCCGTACGACGGTGACGCTGCCGGAGCTGGCCGACCGTCCCTGGGTGCGCTGCGCCATGGAACCGGTCGTCCACGGCGAGCGCTTCCTCGACTGGGCGTGCGGCCGCGCCGGTTTCACCCCGCGCACCACCGTGTTCACCGAGCACACCTCGACGGCGGTACGGATGGCCGCGGCGGGCGTCGGCGTCTGTGCCGCGCCCGCGCCCCTCGTCCGGGACGCGGTCGGCGAGGGCGGTGTCGTCCTCACCCCCGACCCGGCGTGGCGGCGCACGCTCACGGTCTTCTCGCGCGTCCCCCCGACGGGCGCGGCGGAGGCGTTCGTGGACCTGCTGCGCTCGGCGTGGCCGCGCCTTCCCGTCCCCCTGAGGGAGTACGAGGACTGCCCCCAGGACGGCCCGGCGGTCGCCTGA